One genomic region from Desulfurispira natronophila encodes:
- a CDS encoding PaaI family thioesterase codes for MNTESYLAMIANGNSGANPLLESLGIEVVKMGPQEVQFRLKSTPDMQQGAGLVGGGVLATLADEAMAHLCLFHLGGEKATVTLELTMRYIRSAKPGDIIVARAFRVKMGRTVMHVEADILREEDQCLLARSQAVFMAVS; via the coding sequence ATGAATACAGAGTCATATTTGGCCATGATAGCCAATGGTAACTCAGGGGCGAATCCACTGCTGGAGTCCCTGGGAATAGAAGTTGTAAAGATGGGCCCACAGGAGGTCCAGTTTCGTTTGAAAAGCACCCCTGACATGCAACAGGGTGCCGGACTTGTTGGAGGTGGCGTCTTAGCCACTTTGGCTGACGAAGCTATGGCACACCTTTGTCTTTTTCATCTGGGTGGAGAAAAGGCTACCGTGACCTTAGAGTTAACTATGCGCTATATACGATCTGCAAAACCTGGTGATATTATTGTAGCGAGAGCTTTCAGAGTAAAAATGGGCCGTACAGTTATGCATGTTGAGGCAGATATTCTGCGTGAAGAGGATCAATGCCTTTTAGCTCGTAGTCAGGCTGTATTTATGGCGGTTTCATGA
- the gloB gene encoding hydroxyacylglutathione hydrolase has translation MNVVTLPCLNDNYTYLICCPETNQAAAVDPGDSSVVLPEVKKRGLQLTTILCTHHHADHIGGLDVILSACNHVEVCGHVSDSGRIPGQNRFLKDSDALQVGSLRGKVIHTPGHTSGCVVYHFNDAVFTGDTLFSGGCGRLFEGSALQMHYSLNIKLSQLPDNTSVYFGHEYTANNLRYALEIDPSNVQLQHYDSQVKNNKTSTTPSTMRRERAINPFLRCHEESLKELVALKLHKPKQFCTPEEVFAVIREGKDNFQ, from the coding sequence GTGAATGTCGTAACTCTTCCTTGTCTAAACGACAACTACACTTATCTTATATGTTGTCCAGAAACAAACCAGGCAGCGGCTGTGGATCCTGGAGATTCATCAGTAGTTTTACCTGAGGTGAAAAAAAGAGGGCTTCAACTAACAACAATTTTGTGCACACACCACCATGCAGACCACATAGGTGGCTTGGATGTGATTCTATCAGCCTGTAATCATGTAGAAGTCTGTGGGCACGTATCTGATAGTGGTCGAATTCCTGGTCAGAATCGTTTTCTGAAGGACAGTGATGCCTTACAAGTTGGAAGTCTTAGAGGCAAAGTAATCCATACCCCTGGGCATACCAGTGGTTGCGTAGTTTATCACTTTAATGATGCTGTTTTTACCGGAGATACCCTTTTTAGCGGTGGCTGTGGCCGACTGTTTGAAGGGAGTGCTTTACAAATGCACTACTCTCTAAATATTAAACTAAGTCAACTACCTGATAACACTTCTGTTTACTTTGGGCATGAATATACAGCCAATAACTTACGATACGCTCTTGAGATTGATCCATCCAATGTGCAATTGCAGCACTATGACAGTCAAGTGAAAAATAATAAGACCTCAACCACTCCATCTACTATGAGGCGTGAAAGAGCAATCAATCCATTTTTGCGCTGCCATGAAGAGTCGTTGAAAGAATTGGTTGCACTTAAGCTTCATAAACCAAAACAATTTTGCACCCCTGAAGAAGTCTTTGCCGTAATAAGAGAAGGGAAAGATAATTTTCAATAG
- the mfd gene encoding transcription-repair coupling factor, producing the protein MKQACTFDIDQVEGQPLGWLAFQIARHLLFPERESMFHAHRFFLSFPDDTRARSIYRTLNSLGIPVAFLPPWEILPGESSDFFAPNAAARSQSIEAIVTKQARVVIATHKSAIQKIPGNSQHIISVQRGYRYRLEEIMEKLVNHSFVRVPTVDDFGQIARRGDILDIYCPGGPYRLDFFDEELERITRFDVDTQRSLDSLDHVSVMQHREYQHSPWEIDRQSVFNFADDAHVLITNRDEFYRVIERERKHCFSIDPDRILLGTSDAPEDTIWLDGFASNHVPLLNMEYEQTIASQREERFLDILGKVSAAYLSCRSPHSVDKFLELSEAYGLQLQKIDQLDGLAAGLDGYFLLNADFEESFYINDNHVLIADRDLFALATPKKAQRILGVTTYLTDLAMLQPGDYVVHVEYGVGIFRGIENLSAAGTRGDFLKIEYSRGDVLYVPNDKFHLVQKYIGSDTTGPKLDRMGSKSWEKRKSRARKSVEDIANSLTEMDALRRRHKDHTYLRDSSIYDDFVGRFPFEETSDQLKAIDETLEDMYSPFPMDRLICGDVGYGKTEVALRAAMKAVESGYQTVVLAPTTILVEQHYRTFQERFIPFGVKVEMVSRFRTAKENRLVLEKLASSKVDIVIGTHKLLGKGVSAANPALLVIDEEQRFGVKHKEKLKELKANIDVLTLTATPIPRTLHMALGGIRKMSVIETPPKDRRSIKTEVIEFDENVLRQGLMREFHRGGQVYFLHNRVETINSIALRIQSIIPEARVAVAHGQMGEANLERVMLEFSAGEHDILVCSSIVESGLDVPQANTIFINRADTFGLAQIYQLRGRVGRSERQAFCYLIIPPFDTLHEVAQKRIKAIEELSYLGAGFRLATYDLEIRGAGNLLGSEQSGQIASVGFEMYTDMLRESVRKLTGEMGDSFEPSVRTEQPAFIPEEYVDDMPARLSLYKRMSVISNENDLDAIAEELRDRFGPPPAEVQQLLEVCGMKMLAIKARIDQIYLASQGKYSFTVNEQSQVNMTKIIQLAMERKIELDPQGKVSIESKSLRQFKLFIQSVITKDGEQK; encoded by the coding sequence ATGAAGCAGGCATGCACTTTTGATATCGATCAAGTGGAAGGTCAACCTCTTGGTTGGTTAGCATTTCAAATTGCACGTCACCTTTTGTTTCCTGAACGTGAATCCATGTTTCATGCTCACCGATTTTTTCTTAGCTTTCCTGACGATACCAGAGCCCGATCCATATATCGCACCCTAAACTCTCTTGGTATTCCAGTAGCGTTTTTGCCACCTTGGGAAATTCTGCCTGGTGAAAGTAGTGACTTTTTTGCCCCTAACGCAGCAGCACGCAGCCAGTCAATAGAAGCCATTGTTACCAAACAGGCACGGGTAGTTATTGCAACCCACAAAAGCGCTATCCAGAAGATACCTGGTAACTCACAACATATTATCTCAGTACAAAGGGGATACCGATACCGTTTGGAAGAGATAATGGAAAAGCTTGTTAACCACAGCTTTGTAAGAGTACCTACGGTTGACGACTTTGGTCAAATTGCACGACGTGGTGATATTCTTGATATTTACTGTCCAGGTGGACCTTATCGTCTTGATTTTTTTGACGAAGAACTTGAGCGTATTACTCGCTTTGATGTCGATACTCAGCGTAGTCTTGACTCACTCGATCATGTTTCAGTTATGCAGCACCGTGAGTATCAACACTCGCCTTGGGAGATTGACCGGCAATCGGTTTTCAATTTTGCAGATGATGCTCATGTGCTTATAACAAATCGAGATGAATTTTATCGTGTAATCGAGCGCGAAAGAAAGCACTGCTTTTCTATTGACCCAGATCGTATATTGTTAGGCACAAGCGATGCCCCTGAAGACACCATCTGGCTTGATGGTTTTGCATCTAACCATGTCCCTTTGTTGAATATGGAGTACGAACAAACCATTGCTAGCCAAAGAGAAGAGCGCTTTTTGGATATACTTGGCAAGGTTTCCGCGGCTTACCTAAGTTGTCGTTCGCCCCACAGTGTGGATAAGTTTCTTGAACTTTCTGAAGCCTATGGTTTGCAGCTACAAAAGATTGATCAGCTCGATGGTCTTGCAGCAGGCTTGGATGGTTATTTTCTTCTTAATGCCGACTTTGAGGAAAGTTTTTATATAAATGATAATCATGTTCTAATTGCGGATCGTGATCTTTTTGCTTTGGCAACACCCAAAAAAGCACAACGCATTTTGGGGGTTACTACCTATCTGACAGACCTGGCCATGCTGCAACCTGGCGACTATGTTGTACATGTGGAGTATGGTGTTGGTATTTTTCGTGGTATAGAAAATTTAAGTGCTGCCGGCACCCGGGGGGACTTTCTTAAAATTGAGTACTCCCGTGGAGACGTGCTTTATGTACCGAATGACAAGTTTCATCTCGTACAAAAATACATAGGCTCTGATACCACTGGCCCTAAGCTTGATCGCATGGGCTCAAAAAGCTGGGAAAAGCGCAAGAGTAGGGCTCGCAAATCAGTAGAGGATATAGCTAATTCCTTGACGGAAATGGATGCTCTGCGCCGCAGACATAAAGATCACACCTACCTTAGAGACTCATCAATCTATGATGATTTCGTTGGACGTTTTCCGTTTGAAGAAACCAGCGATCAGCTCAAGGCAATTGATGAAACACTAGAGGACATGTACTCTCCCTTCCCAATGGACCGTCTGATTTGTGGTGATGTTGGGTATGGCAAAACTGAAGTGGCTCTACGGGCTGCTATGAAAGCGGTTGAATCAGGATATCAAACGGTAGTTTTGGCGCCAACCACTATCTTGGTTGAGCAGCATTACCGTACTTTTCAGGAGCGATTTATTCCATTTGGCGTCAAGGTTGAAATGGTTTCGCGCTTTCGTACTGCTAAAGAGAATCGCCTAGTGCTTGAAAAGCTTGCAAGCAGTAAAGTTGACATTGTCATTGGCACCCATAAACTTCTCGGCAAAGGAGTTTCTGCCGCTAACCCAGCTTTGTTAGTGATAGATGAAGAGCAGCGCTTCGGAGTAAAGCACAAAGAAAAACTTAAAGAGCTCAAAGCCAATATAGATGTACTTACATTAACGGCAACACCTATACCTCGGACTTTACATATGGCCCTTGGTGGAATACGCAAAATGAGTGTCATTGAAACCCCTCCCAAAGATCGTCGCTCAATAAAAACAGAAGTTATAGAGTTTGATGAAAATGTTTTGCGGCAAGGGCTTATGCGAGAGTTTCATAGAGGTGGGCAAGTATATTTTCTTCATAATCGTGTGGAAACGATAAACTCCATCGCCTTGCGAATACAGTCCATAATTCCAGAAGCCCGCGTGGCAGTCGCTCATGGTCAAATGGGTGAAGCAAACCTTGAGCGAGTTATGCTGGAGTTTTCTGCCGGTGAGCACGATATATTGGTGTGCTCATCGATAGTGGAGTCTGGACTGGATGTTCCTCAAGCTAATACTATTTTTATAAACCGAGCTGATACATTTGGCCTGGCACAGATTTATCAATTGCGAGGCAGAGTGGGGCGTAGCGAGCGTCAAGCTTTCTGTTACTTAATAATACCGCCTTTTGATACGTTGCACGAAGTTGCTCAAAAACGCATCAAAGCGATTGAAGAATTAAGTTATCTTGGTGCTGGGTTCCGCTTGGCAACCTATGATTTGGAAATTCGCGGTGCAGGCAACTTACTTGGATCTGAGCAGTCAGGGCAGATTGCTTCAGTAGGTTTTGAAATGTATACGGACATGTTGCGTGAATCGGTGCGTAAGCTTACTGGAGAAATGGGTGATTCTTTCGAGCCTTCTGTACGTACCGAGCAACCAGCATTCATTCCAGAGGAGTATGTAGACGATATGCCAGCACGACTCTCTCTTTATAAGCGTATGAGTGTCATATCCAATGAAAATGACCTTGATGCTATTGCTGAAGAATTGCGGGATCGCTTTGGACCACCACCTGCTGAGGTACAACAGTTGCTGGAAGTATGTGGTATGAAGATGTTGGCAATTAAGGCCAGGATTGATCAAATATACTTGGCTTCACAAGGGAAATATAGCTTTACTGTGAACGAGCAGTCTCAGGTAAATATGACGAAAATCATACAACTTGCCATGGAAAGAAAAATCGAACTCGATCCGCAAGGGAAAGTTTCCATAGAATCGAAATCACTGCGACAGTTTAAGCTTTTTATACAGAGTGTTATCACAAAAGATGGAGAACAAAAGTAG
- a CDS encoding nitrilase-related carbon-nitrogen hydrolase, translating to MKLAVYQMEVVTAEPQQNLTKLRETLRQHEADIYVLPELWSTGFCNKQFQQLASTTEDIEAEVANLSQEFNCTIMGSTIKQTNQGITNHFTAYNRGKCELQYDKIHLFSLLREERYLVAGQRMGFCKSEQNGHYGVGICYDLRFPEMFRSLAINGAHCIFLPSQWPMERVDHFRALCVARAIENQFFFISCNNVGMLGEKMKFAGHSMVVDPWGKVLSEGSGDQEEVLLVTINPEQSQQVREKITVLDDRRQELYQL from the coding sequence ATGAAATTGGCCGTATACCAAATGGAAGTTGTTACCGCCGAACCACAGCAGAACTTAACAAAGCTCCGCGAGACCCTTCGTCAGCATGAAGCTGATATCTATGTTTTACCAGAGTTATGGAGTACAGGATTTTGCAATAAGCAATTTCAACAACTTGCCTCAACAACTGAGGACATCGAGGCTGAAGTAGCCAATCTATCCCAAGAGTTTAACTGCACCATTATGGGCAGTACTATAAAACAAACAAACCAAGGCATAACCAATCACTTTACGGCCTACAATCGTGGCAAGTGCGAATTGCAGTACGACAAAATACATCTTTTTAGTTTGCTGCGTGAGGAGCGCTATCTGGTTGCTGGCCAAAGGATGGGGTTTTGTAAAAGCGAGCAAAACGGTCATTATGGCGTTGGCATTTGTTACGACTTACGTTTTCCTGAAATGTTCCGGAGTCTCGCGATTAACGGCGCCCACTGCATTTTTTTGCCAAGCCAGTGGCCCATGGAGCGTGTGGATCATTTTCGTGCTCTCTGCGTTGCCAGAGCTATTGAAAACCAATTTTTCTTTATTAGTTGTAATAATGTTGGCATGCTTGGTGAGAAAATGAAATTTGCCGGTCATTCCATGGTAGTAGATCCATGGGGGAAGGTACTGTCTGAAGGTAGTGGTGATCAAGAGGAAGTTCTGTTGGTTACCATCAACCCTGAGCAGTCACAACAAGTTCGAGAGAAAATTACTGTCCTTGATGATCGGCGTCAGGAGTTATACCAACTGTAA
- a CDS encoding microcin C ABC transporter permease YejB — translation MKSYILRRLLLIIPTLFGIMLINFVIVQSAPGGPVERTIAQIQGHDTLVTGRVGDVGRADVAPSDSSSTYRGAQGLDPELINRIESQYGFDRPAHERFFLMVRNYLVFDFGESFYQEKTVIGLIVEKMPVSISLGLWTTLIAYTISVPLGISKAVRHGSHFDVWTSGVIVVGYAIPNFLFAIILIVLFAGGSYWDWFPLRGLTSPDFHSLDWWEKILDYLWHITLPVTASVIGSFATLTMLTKNSFLDEIGKQYVMTARSKGLSQRGVLYGHVFRNAMLIIIAGMPAALIGIFFTGSLLIEVIFSLDGLGLLGFEAVINRDYPVIFGTLYIFTLIGLLLKLVGDITYMLIDPRIDFERR, via the coding sequence ATGAAAAGCTATATATTACGCCGGTTGCTGCTAATTATACCTACACTCTTTGGCATTATGCTTATTAATTTTGTTATTGTGCAATCGGCACCGGGTGGCCCTGTTGAGCGTACTATTGCCCAGATCCAGGGGCACGACACCTTGGTAACTGGGCGTGTTGGTGATGTTGGTCGTGCTGATGTTGCCCCAAGTGATTCCAGCAGCACATATCGTGGCGCCCAGGGACTTGATCCTGAACTGATTAATCGAATTGAATCGCAATACGGATTTGATCGACCGGCCCACGAGCGCTTTTTTCTGATGGTACGTAACTATCTCGTATTTGATTTTGGCGAAAGCTTCTATCAAGAAAAAACTGTTATAGGCCTGATAGTAGAAAAAATGCCTGTGTCCATTTCCCTTGGCCTCTGGACAACTCTTATTGCCTACACAATTTCAGTACCACTGGGAATCAGCAAGGCGGTGCGCCATGGCAGTCACTTTGATGTATGGACGAGTGGCGTTATTGTTGTCGGTTATGCCATTCCGAATTTCCTTTTTGCCATTATCCTCATCGTACTTTTTGCAGGTGGCAGCTACTGGGACTGGTTCCCTTTGCGTGGCCTCACATCGCCAGATTTTCACAGTTTAGACTGGTGGGAAAAGATTTTAGACTATTTATGGCATATTACATTACCCGTTACTGCCTCTGTGATAGGCAGTTTTGCCACCCTTACTATGCTGACAAAGAATTCATTTCTGGATGAAATTGGTAAGCAGTATGTTATGACAGCACGCTCCAAGGGGCTTTCGCAGCGAGGGGTTCTTTACGGTCATGTGTTCCGCAATGCCATGTTGATTATCATTGCTGGAATGCCGGCAGCTCTTATCGGGATTTTTTTTACCGGATCATTACTTATAGAGGTTATTTTTTCACTGGATGGCCTGGGGCTTCTAGGTTTTGAAGCAGTGATAAACCGTGATTACCCGGTAATTTTTGGCACTTTGTATATCTTCACACTTATAGGTCTCCTTTTGAAGCTAGTTGGCGATATAACCTATATGCTGATTGATCCACGAATTGATTTTGAGCGGCGATGA
- the rnr gene encoding ribonuclease R: protein MKQPSELETAITNLLNQYGEPVPLRHIRNALGLFKRDTSALKRALLRLAREGRIGRDTSDRYFSMDRGLKGCVQVTQTPGVAFVREEFSDKEHRLLAADADSLMSGDVILFQLLANGRAKKREIIQRAVEQMAGTVVTAGKQLLLCPWRKGIPWIKIDQSCTKKVNIGDAVVVRITTYPTRGTAPVGEIVKVLGDSNNHEVERKLVLEAYGLPHHFPPKVAEQARSLPKDVRIGSNRSDLRSLLTCTIDGVTARDFDDAISLEVRQETYGLSVHVADVSHYVTEGSSLDEEAYARATSIYFPAYCIPMLPEELSNNICSLMPKVNRYAITCQMDIDFHGHVIDYRIMPSVICSDHRLTYEEAQDLIDSKKTEKPLGSMLQHAAILARILRKQRFKQGSIDFDRPEKEVVVNQQGVTTDVKRAPKLFAHKLIEEFMLVANVTVARHLHHHNYPGIYRIHEEPDESRLEEFARIAYNFGYPMKGKKKYHSSQLNEVLEKCKGKPEEYLINTLMLRSMKRAVYSPEPSLHYGLGFPYYCHFTSPIRRYPDLLVHRSLRASFDLSKMVKRHKRLEVYLAQTAHHCSAQERKASDAEIQMSLIKSIQFMKNFIGDEFGAVVSGVTAWGVFVQLKTYFVEGLIHITALPSDHYIFQEEIHELVGRRTRHRYYLGKHLNVQLVRASEENRELDFVIVKDQE from the coding sequence ATGAAACAACCATCTGAACTCGAAACTGCGATTACCAATCTCTTAAACCAATATGGCGAACCAGTGCCATTGCGGCATATTCGTAACGCTCTTGGCCTCTTTAAGCGCGATACTTCAGCCTTGAAGCGCGCCTTGCTGCGTCTTGCCCGTGAGGGTCGTATCGGAAGGGATACCTCTGACCGATATTTTTCTATGGATCGTGGGCTAAAGGGTTGCGTGCAGGTAACCCAGACCCCGGGAGTTGCATTTGTTAGAGAAGAGTTTAGCGATAAAGAGCATCGGCTCTTGGCAGCTGACGCTGATTCGTTGATGAGTGGTGATGTTATTCTGTTTCAACTTTTAGCAAATGGTCGGGCCAAGAAACGAGAGATTATCCAACGTGCAGTAGAGCAAATGGCTGGAACAGTTGTTACAGCAGGTAAGCAACTTTTGTTATGTCCATGGCGTAAAGGAATTCCCTGGATCAAAATCGATCAATCTTGCACAAAAAAAGTAAATATTGGGGATGCAGTAGTCGTACGAATCACAACATATCCGACGCGTGGGACAGCTCCAGTTGGAGAAATTGTTAAAGTGCTAGGTGACTCAAATAACCACGAGGTCGAACGAAAACTTGTGCTGGAAGCTTATGGCCTTCCCCACCACTTTCCTCCAAAGGTTGCAGAGCAGGCTCGCTCCTTACCAAAAGATGTTCGTATAGGCAGTAATCGTAGCGATCTGCGCTCTTTGCTTACCTGTACTATTGACGGTGTGACAGCCCGGGATTTTGACGATGCCATAAGCCTTGAGGTTAGACAAGAAACTTACGGTCTTAGTGTGCATGTAGCTGATGTTTCACACTATGTCACAGAAGGCAGCTCTCTTGATGAAGAGGCTTATGCCAGAGCAACCTCAATTTACTTTCCCGCATACTGTATACCAATGCTACCTGAAGAACTCTCAAACAATATTTGCTCCCTTATGCCAAAAGTAAATCGTTATGCTATTACTTGCCAAATGGATATTGATTTTCATGGGCATGTAATCGATTATCGTATAATGCCTTCTGTCATTTGCTCCGACCACCGCTTAACTTACGAAGAGGCACAAGATTTAATAGATAGCAAAAAAACAGAAAAACCACTTGGGAGCATGCTGCAACACGCAGCAATACTTGCTCGCATCCTACGAAAGCAAAGGTTTAAACAAGGAAGTATTGATTTTGACCGCCCTGAAAAAGAAGTAGTAGTAAATCAACAGGGTGTAACCACCGATGTTAAAAGAGCACCTAAGCTGTTTGCCCACAAACTCATCGAAGAGTTTATGTTAGTAGCCAATGTCACGGTAGCACGCCACCTTCACCATCACAATTACCCCGGGATTTATCGCATCCACGAAGAACCAGACGAAAGTAGATTGGAAGAATTTGCTCGGATTGCCTACAATTTTGGTTATCCAATGAAAGGTAAAAAAAAATATCACTCCTCGCAACTCAACGAAGTACTCGAAAAATGCAAGGGTAAGCCTGAAGAATACCTTATCAACACCCTGATGTTGCGCAGCATGAAACGAGCGGTATACTCACCCGAACCAAGCCTTCATTACGGTCTTGGATTTCCTTACTACTGTCACTTTACAAGTCCTATTCGAAGATATCCTGATCTTTTGGTGCACCGGAGCCTGCGAGCAAGTTTTGACTTATCAAAAATGGTAAAGCGCCACAAGCGTCTAGAGGTATACTTAGCACAAACGGCACATCACTGCAGTGCCCAAGAGCGCAAAGCATCTGATGCAGAAATACAGATGAGCCTCATTAAGAGTATTCAATTTATGAAAAATTTTATCGGAGATGAGTTCGGTGCTGTCGTAAGTGGTGTCACAGCCTGGGGAGTTTTTGTCCAGTTAAAAACATACTTCGTCGAAGGGCTTATCCATATAACTGCTTTACCAAGCGACCACTACATCTTTCAGGAAGAGATTCACGAGTTGGTTGGTAGGCGCACTCGCCATCGCTACTACCTGGGTAAACACCTGAATGTCCAGTTGGTTCGTGCCAGTGAAGAAAACCGGGAGCTTGACTTTGTTATTGTGAAAGACCAGGAATAG
- a CDS encoding fumarylacetoacetate hydrolase family protein, producing the protein MHSAAFDTGELFTPSKIVCVAKNYHDHAREMGDAAPTEPLFFIKPNSALWPQGTMVVSKPRWTEDFQHEIELAIRISRQCSQVSPKEVFRYCDAAAVGIDFTARDAQARLKNAGHPWELAKAFDGACLLSTFVKFSSLEKLQKLNLELRVNDELRQQGNSAHMIHQIPFLISAASKLFTLEPGDVILTGTPAGVSPLVKGDSVVASIEDIGEIQFVVDEV; encoded by the coding sequence ATGCATAGCGCCGCCTTTGATACTGGTGAACTATTCACCCCTTCCAAAATTGTATGCGTTGCCAAAAATTACCACGATCATGCCAGAGAAATGGGAGATGCAGCCCCAACGGAACCACTGTTTTTTATCAAACCCAATAGTGCCCTTTGGCCCCAGGGAACCATGGTAGTGAGTAAACCTCGTTGGACTGAAGACTTTCAGCACGAAATAGAGTTAGCTATACGCATTAGCCGACAATGCTCACAAGTTTCTCCAAAAGAAGTTTTCAGGTACTGTGACGCAGCAGCTGTAGGTATTGACTTTACAGCACGCGATGCCCAGGCTCGATTAAAAAATGCCGGTCACCCTTGGGAGCTTGCAAAAGCCTTTGATGGAGCCTGTTTACTTTCAACTTTTGTGAAATTCTCTTCATTAGAAAAACTTCAAAAGCTTAACCTCGAACTACGAGTGAATGATGAACTGCGGCAACAGGGCAACAGTGCGCATATGATTCATCAAATCCCTTTTCTCATTTCTGCCGCCAGTAAATTGTTTACCCTGGAGCCTGGGGACGTCATACTTACTGGTACTCCAGCTGGTGTAAGTCCTCTTGTAAAGGGAGATAGTGTTGTCGCCTCTATTGAGGATATTGGTGAAATACAGTTTGTCGTAGATGAGGTGTGA
- a CDS encoding extracellular solute-binding protein: protein MIAKRLSKLIMLLPFALFFPLILSANDSLHAIAMHGEPKYGPDFSHFSYVNPEAPKGGDVRLHALGSFDSLNPFISRGNAASHLELIYDSLLERSLDEPFTEYGLIADSISIAEDRSWVEFTIHPDARFHDGTAIGPNDVVFTFDILRSQGAPFYQAYYENIEKVEALDDKTVRFQFSESGNLELPLIVGQAPILPSHFWENHDFTRSSQLKPLGSGPYKIVNVDGNRSITYRRVEDYWARNLPVNRGRYNFDTITIDYYRDASVALESFKAGSYDFRLENNAKDWATSYNIPAVANGHIQRQSIPHRNPTGMQAFAFNTRLDKFSDPKVRLALNYLFDFEWLNRNMFYGAYSRTQSYFSNSELAARELPSQREREILEPFREKLPPEIFTEVFHNPVTDGSGNIRGQIRTAARLLQEAGWEIKRGKLTHNKTGEVLAFEFLLYDSMFERVVQPFRRNLERMGIETSIRVVDITQYINRQRNFDFNVVVGLFGQSTSPGNEQRNYWHSDFAQREGSRNIIGISNPVVDELVEKVISAPNREELVHRTRALDRVLLWNHYVIPHWHITNYRVAYWNIFGRPETPPEQGIGFDTWWVDSDKASQLSRGRGTTQQP, encoded by the coding sequence ATGATAGCGAAACGCTTAAGTAAGCTAATAATGCTGTTACCGTTCGCTTTATTTTTTCCTTTAATCCTGTCAGCCAATGATTCCTTGCATGCAATCGCAATGCATGGTGAGCCAAAATACGGACCAGACTTTTCTCATTTTTCCTATGTCAATCCCGAGGCCCCAAAGGGAGGTGACGTGAGGCTTCATGCCCTTGGGTCATTTGACAGTCTCAATCCATTTATCAGTCGTGGTAACGCGGCCTCACACTTAGAGCTAATTTATGACTCACTGCTTGAGCGATCGCTGGATGAACCCTTTACCGAATATGGTTTGATAGCTGACTCCATCAGCATAGCAGAAGATCGCTCATGGGTAGAGTTTACCATTCACCCCGATGCACGATTCCATGATGGAACCGCAATTGGTCCAAATGACGTCGTATTTACATTTGATATATTGCGAAGCCAAGGTGCTCCTTTCTATCAAGCATATTATGAAAATATAGAAAAGGTAGAAGCCCTGGATGATAAAACAGTGCGTTTTCAGTTCAGTGAAAGTGGAAATCTTGAATTGCCATTAATAGTTGGACAGGCTCCTATACTACCCTCCCATTTTTGGGAAAATCATGATTTTACACGATCGTCTCAGTTAAAACCTTTGGGTTCAGGACCATATAAAATAGTTAATGTTGATGGAAATCGTTCAATTACATACCGACGTGTTGAAGATTACTGGGCCAGGAATCTTCCGGTGAATCGTGGTCGATATAATTTTGACACAATAACAATCGACTACTATCGTGATGCCAGTGTAGCTTTAGAGTCATTCAAAGCTGGCTCGTATGACTTTAGACTTGAAAATAACGCTAAAGACTGGGCTACTAGTTACAATATACCGGCAGTAGCTAATGGTCATATACAGCGACAATCAATTCCACACCGTAATCCTACAGGAATGCAGGCCTTTGCATTTAATACCCGTCTCGATAAATTCAGTGACCCCAAAGTGCGCCTGGCACTCAACTATTTATTTGATTTTGAGTGGCTTAATCGCAATATGTTTTATGGAGCCTACTCTCGCACACAAAGCTACTTTTCCAATTCAGAGCTTGCTGCCAGGGAGCTACCATCACAAAGGGAACGAGAGATACTTGAACCATTTCGTGAAAAGCTCCCACCAGAGATTTTTACAGAAGTGTTTCATAATCCAGTAACTGATGGCAGTGGTAACATACGAGGACAAATACGTACGGCAGCGAGATTACTGCAAGAAGCTGGCTGGGAAATTAAGCGAGGTAAACTTACTCATAATAAAACAGGAGAAGTCTTAGCGTTTGAGTTCTTACTCTACGACAGTATGTTTGAGCGAGTGGTACAACCTTTTCGTCGCAATCTAGAGCGCATGGGCATAGAAACAAGCATACGGGTAGTAGATATTACTCAATATATAAATCGTCAGCGTAATTTTGATTTTAATGTAGTAGTAGGACTTTTTGGTCAATCAACCTCTCCAGGAAATGAACAACGTAATTACTGGCACTCTGACTTTGCTCAACGTGAAGGGAGTCGCAATATTATCGGCATCAGCAATCCAGTAGTAGACGAGCTTGTTGAAAAGGTTATTTCAGCACCGAACCGCGAGGAGCTTGTACATCGAACTCGAGCGCTTGATCGCGTTTTGCTGTGGAATCATTATGTCATCCCCCACTGGCATATTACGAATTACCGAGTAGCTTACTGGAATATCTTCGGTCGTCCTGAGACTCCACCCGAGCAAGGAATTGGCTTTGACACCTGGTGGGTTGACAGTGACAAGGCTTCCCAGCTCAGTCGGGGGCGGGGCACTACACAGCAGCCTTAA